The following proteins are co-located in the Candidatus Accumulibacter cognatus genome:
- a CDS encoding DUF4258 domain-containing protein, with the protein MKLIYRQHAVRRMFELGISTADVSSAQVSGRVIEDYPTDTPYLSCLWLGFAGNCPLHLVYADNPAPMVNASSLPSMNPIPPCGWRTATRKNP; encoded by the coding sequence TTGAAACTGATCTATCGTCAACATGCCGTGCGGCGAATGTTTGAGCTCGGCATATCGACTGCCGACGTTTCCTCGGCACAGGTATCGGGCCGCGTGATCGAAGACTACCCGACCGATACCCCTTACCTAAGCTGCCTATGGCTGGGCTTTGCCGGCAACTGCCCCTTGCATCTGGTGTATGCCGACAACCCCGCCCCGATGGTGAACGCATCATCATTACCGTCCATGAACCCGATCCCGCCCTGTGGCTGGCGGACCGCAACGAGGAAAAACCCATGA
- the msrA gene encoding peptide-methionine (S)-S-oxide reductase MsrA, translating into MINTERAMLAGGCFWGMQGLIRRLPGVVATRVGYTGGDLPHATYRNHGSHAEGIEIFFDPEQISYRRLLEFFFQIHDPTTRNRQGNDIGSSYRSAIYYENEAQRQIALDTIADVNASGLWPGKVVTELKPVGSFWEAEPEHQDYLERYPNGYTCHYPRPNWVLPRRNGK; encoded by the coding sequence ATGATAAACACCGAACGCGCAATGCTTGCCGGCGGCTGCTTCTGGGGCATGCAGGGACTCATCCGCCGCCTACCCGGCGTTGTCGCCACCCGCGTCGGATACACCGGCGGCGACTTGCCTCACGCAACCTACCGCAACCACGGTTCCCACGCGGAAGGCATCGAAATATTCTTTGACCCGGAGCAGATCAGCTATCGACGCCTGCTAGAATTCTTCTTCCAGATCCACGATCCAACCACGCGCAATCGCCAGGGCAACGACATCGGTTCATCCTACCGCTCTGCCATCTACTATGAAAACGAAGCGCAGCGGCAAATCGCCCTGGACACCATCGCTGATGTCAATGCATCCGGCCTCTGGCCTGGCAAGGTGGTTACAGAGCTCAAACCCGTCGGCAGTTTCTGGGAGGCTGAACCGGAACACCAAGACTATCTGGAACGCTATCCAAACGGATATACTTGCCACTATCCGCGCCCCAACTGGGTGCTGCCGCGAAGGAACGGAAAATAG